Part of the Coriobacteriia bacterium genome is shown below.
CGGCATGGGCTGCGTGGAGGCGGCCCGCTTCCTGTACGGTCTGGACACCAATCCCGAGGGCAAGCCTCACGGGCTGATCCGATCGCTGCTGGGCCGGGGAGAGAAGACCGGCCGCGCGCACCACCCGAACAACGAGATGGGAGACACCCTTGCCCGCTGACCGGGAGAGACTCGTCATCGGCACGCGCGGGAGCAAGCTGGCGCTCTGGCAGAGCAACCACATCAAGAGCCGTCTCGAGGAGATCACGGGGTTGCCCGTGGAGCTGAGGGTGATCAAGACCACCGGTGACAGGATCCTCGACGCCCCGCTCGCCAAGATCGGGGGCAAGGGGCTGTTCACCAAGGAGATCGAGGTCGAGCTGCTCGCGGGAAACGTGGACCTGGCCGTCCACTCGATGAAGGACGTGCCCACCGAGCTGCCCGAGGGGTGCGCCGTATGCGCGACCCCGCGGAGGGTCGACCCGCGGGACGCCATCGTGTCCGGCAAGGGCTACGACCTCTCCACGCTGCCGCAGGGAGCGACGCTGGGCACCAGCTCGCTGCGGCGCCGCGCGCAGGTGCTCGCGATCAGACCCGACCTGGACGTCGTGGACCTGCGCGGCAACCTGGACACGCGCATGCGCAAGGCCGAGACCGGAGAGCTCGACGCGGTCATCCTCGCGGCGGCGGGTATCACCCGCATGGGCTGGGCCGACCGCATCACGCACCACATCGACCCCGGCCAGATGGTATCCGCCGTCGGACAGGGAGCGATCGGCGTGGAGATCCGTGAGGACGACGGGTACATGCGCGGCGTGTGCGAGGCGCTCAACGACGCCGACACGATGACGTGCGTGACCGCCGAGCGGGTCGTCATGCGCTCGCTCGAGGGCGGGTGCCAGGTGCCCATCGGGGCCTACGCGCGCCTGGAGGGCGAGACGCTCGTCATGGACGGGGTGGTGGCCGACCTGGACGGCAGCACCGTCTTGCGACATGGCGTCTCCGGCGATCCCGGAGAGCCCGAGATGCTCGGAGCGGCGATGGTCGACCGGCTGCTGGACATGGGCGCCCAGGCCATCCTGGACGCCATACGGGGGACCGACGACGTCGGGGGTGAGGTGGACGACCCGCTCCGGACCTAGGTCCGGGGGAAGGGGCGTCGAAGCCCGCCGCCGCCGGCACCGGGGCGGGCGCGGTATCCACCGACGGCATAAGGAGGGCGGGTGGGAGCACCCATCGTCTACCTCATCGGCGCCGGGCCGGGCGACCCCGGGCTGATGACGCTCAAGGGCATGCAGTGCCTGGGCAAGGCCGATGTGGTCGTCTACGACTACCTGGCCAACCCCAAGTTCCTCGCCGCCGCCCGCCCCGACGCCGAGCTCATCTACGTCGGAAAGAAGGGCTGGTCGGCGCACATGACGCAGCCCGAGATCAACGAGTTGCTGGTCGCCAAGGCCTCGGAGGGCGGCGGCAAGGTGGTGGCGCGCCTGAAGGGCGGAGACCCGTTCGTCTTCGGGCGCGGCGGCGAGGAGGCGCTGCGGCTGGCCGAGGCGGGGATCCCGTTCGAGGTCGTGCCGGGGGTCACCTCGGGATCGGCCGCGCCCGCCTACGCCGGCATCCCGGTCACGCACAGAGGGGTCACCGCCGACATGGCGTTCGTGACCGGTCACGAGGACCCCACCAAGGAGATGTCCGACGTCAACTGGGAGAAGCTCGCCACGGCCGTGGGCACGCTGTGCTTCTTCATGGGCATCAAGAACCTCCCCGAGATCAGCTCGCGGCTGATCGAGCACGGCCGCCCGGCGGACACGCCGGTCGCGCTCGTGCGCTGGGGGACGACCCCCCGGCAGGAGGTGCTGACCGGGACGCTCGCCGACATCGCGGCCAAGTCGGCCGAGGCGGGCTTCAAGGCGCCGGCGATCACGGTCGTCGGCGAGGTGGTCCGCCTGCGCGAGAAGCTGCGCTGGTTCGAGGACAAGCCGCTCTTCGGCAAGACGGTCGTGGTCACGCGTTCGCGCGCGCAGGCCTCGGCGCTCACCGACGCGCTCGAGGGGCTCGGCGCCGAGGTTCTGGAGTTCCCCACGATCGAGACGGTCGAGCCCGAGGACTGGGGTGCCGCGGACCAGGCGATCCGCAACCTGCAGAAGTACGGCTGGGTCGTGTTCACCTCGGTGAACGGGGTCGAGGCGTTCTTCGACCGCATGGAGATGCACGACGCGGACGGACGCCAGTTCGCCGGCGCGCGGGTGGCGGCCATCGGCCCCGCTACGGAGGCGCGCTGCGTCTCCCGAGGAATCCGCCCCGACTACGTGCCCTCGGAGTACCGCGCGGAAGGACTCGTCGAGGGGTTCTGCGAGCGGGGCGTGGGCGAGGGAACCAACGTGCTCATCGCCCGGGCCGCCGAGGCTCGCGAGGTGCTCCCCGACACGCTGCGCGCGGCCGGCGCGAACGTGGATGTGGTGCCGGTGTACCGCACGGTGCCGGGCCGAGGAGAGAGCAGCGTGGTGGAGCGGCTCGCCGAGGGCACCGTGGACGTGGTGACGTTCACCTCGTCCTCCACCGTCAAGAACTTCGTGCGGCTCGCCGAGGAGGGGCTCCGCGCGCGCGAAGAGGGCGAGGGCACGTCCGTTGCTGACGCGATGAGCGGCGTGCTGGTCGCCTCCATCGGCCCGATCACCTCGCAGACCGCGCGCGACCTCGGCTTGCAGGTGGACGTGGAAGCGGCGGAGTACACGATCCCGGGCCTCGTGCAGGCCCTCACGGAGCGCTTCTGCGCCGCGGAAGGCGTGGCGTGTGACGCGGAGGCCGCCGGTCCCGGCGGCCCGCTGGAAGAGGAGTAGGCGCCGTGCCGGCGGCGAAGACGCGAAAGGACCCCTGAGCGATGATCGGGATATCGAAGCTCTACTGCGGCGCGGTGGAACCGGGCGACGTGCTGCGCTACGACCGGGACAGCTCCAAGCTCCCCAGCGAGCTGCTCCAGTTCTCCCGCGACAAGAAGCCCATCGTGGTGTGGAACTGCACGCAGCGCTGCAACCTCAAGTGCGTGCACTGCTACGCGGCCTCGGAGGACCGCGAGTACTCCGGCGAGATGTCGACCGGGGAAGCCAAGGTCATGGTCGACGACCTCGCGGCCTTCGGCGCGCCGGTGCTGCTCTTCTCCGGCGGCGAGCCGACGATCCGCAAGGACCTGGTCGAGCTGATGAACCACGCCAGGTCCAAGGGCATGCGCGTGGTCATCTCCACCAACGGTACGCTCATCACCCCGGAGAGGGCCGAGGCCTACGCCGAGGTGGGGCTGTCCTACGTCGGGGTCTCCCTGGACGGGGGCCGCGAGACCCATGACCGCTTCCGTGGCATCCCGGGCAGCTTCGACAAGGCCATCGCCGGCATACGCAACTCCAAGGCCGCCGGCATCAAGGTCGGCCTGCGCATGACGATCAACAAGCGCAACTGGCGCGACATCGGCGAGCTGTTCGACATCATGGAGGCCGAGGACATCCCCCGCGCCTGCTTCTACCACCTCGTGTACACGGGCCGCGGAAGCGAGCTGATGGCCGAGGACCTCGACCACGACGAGACGCGCGCCGCCGTGCGCCTGATCATGGACCGCACCAGGGCCATGTTCGAGGCGGGCCTGTCCCCGGAGATCCTCACGGTGGACAACCACGCCGACGGGCCGTTCGTGTACATGGAGCTGCTGAAGGAGGACCCGAAACGCGCCGAGGAGGTCCTGCAGCTGCTCCGGTGGAACCAGGGCAACTCGTCGGGCAACGGCATCGCGTGCGTGAGCTGGAACGGCGAGGTCTACGCCGACCAGTTCTGGCGGCACTTCTCCTTCGGCAACGTCCGGCAGCGCCCGTTCTCCGAGATCTGGACGGACGTCTCGGGCGACTCCGAGCAGTCCGAGCTGATGGCGAAGCTCAAGGACAAGCGCCCGCACGTGAAGGGCCGCTGCGCCGAATGCAGGTGGCTCGCGATCTGCGCGGGCAACTTCCGTGTGCGGGCGGAGGCCGCGACCGGCGACCTGTGGGAGCCGGACCCCGCGTGCTACCTGACCGACGAGGAGATCGGGCTGAACGGGGGCGTGGAGCCGGCGGATGTCGCGGGCGGAGAGATGGCGGCGGGGTAGTCCGGTCGCACGGGCGGCGACACACCGCCGCGGCGGGGCGCCCCTCGCGGGCATACTCCGGGCCTGCCGCCGCAACGCGTCCCGCGTGGCGCTAGCGGCGTTGACAAACGATGATGCCCCGGGCAATGTATAGGCTTGCTCCGCGCCCTCCCGGCGCGGGATGTGGGGATGTAGCTCAGCTGGGAGAGCGCTGCGTTCGCAACGCAGAGGTCGTCGGTTCGAGTCCGATCATCTCCACCAACACGGATGCCTGTCGGGGCGCTTCGCACTTCGCGGAGCGCCCCGACCGCATAGGACGGTAGCGCGGCCGGGAGCCGGCCGCCGAGACGAGGAGGCCGCATGTTCGGAGCAGCAGCGAGCCCGTTGGACACCTTCATCCAATACGCAGGCACGTTCCTGCAGATGGGGTACTTCGCCGCATGGCTGTTCGTTGCGTTCGCGGCGGTGTGGGCCGCCCGGTCGTTCGCTCGCTACGTCTCGTTCGTCACCGGCGCCGCGCCCGGCGGCTCCAAGGGGGGCGTGCGCGTCGAGGAGTTCGTCGAGTAGACTTCGGGAAGCGCCCGCCCTCCGCCCCCCGATCCACCTGGAGGCTGACATGGAGTTCCCCGTCTACAGGCCGCGGCGCCTGCGCGCGAACGAGACCGTCCGGAAGATGGTGCGCGAGACCGTTCTGTCGCCTGACGACCTCATCTACCCGCTGTTCGTGAAGCCGGGCAAGGGTCTGCGCGACGAGGTGCCCTCGATGCCGGGCGTCTTCCAGATCACGATCGACCGGCTCGCCGGTGAGGTCGACGGGCTCAAGAGCCTCGGGGTGCCTGCCGTGATCCTCTTCGGCCTGCCGGAGACCAAGGACGAGGCCGGGACCGGCGCGTACGCCGAGGACGGCATCGTGCAGCGCGCGATCCGCGCGATCAAGGAGCACGACAGCGACTACTACGTGGTCACCGACGTATGCATGTGCGAGTACACGAGCCACGGGCACTGCGGCATCCTCGACGACCGCGGTTGTGTCGTCAACGACGTGACTCTCGAGCTGCTCGCCCAGACGGCGGTTACGCATGCCGAGGCCGGCGCCGACATGGTCGGGCCGTCCGACATGATGGACGGCCGCGTGCAGGCGATCCGCGGCGCGCTGGACGCCGAGGGGCACGCCGAGGTCCCGATCATGAGCTACGCGGCCAAGTACGCCTCGGCGTACTACGGGCCGTTCCGCGACGCGGCCGACTCCACGCCCGCGTTCGGCGACCGCCGCGCCTACCAGATGGACCCGGCGAACGCCGAGGAGGCGCTTCGCGAGGTCGCGCTGGACATCGCCGAGGGCGCCGACATCGTGATGGTCAAGCCGGCGCTGGCCTACATGGACGTCATCCGCCGGGTGAAGGACGAGTTCGGCCATCCCACAGCCGCCTACAACGTCTCCGGCGAGTACGCGCTCGTGAAGGCCGCCGCGCGGAACGGCTGGATCGACGAGGACCGCGTCGTGCTGGAGACGCTGACGGGCTTCAAGCGCGCCGGGGCCGACCTCATCCTCACATACCACGCCAAGGACGCCGCCCGATGGATGCAGAGGTAGTCAGGGGCGGCGTGCGGGCTCTGTAACGCCGCCGCCCGCGTGTCAAGCGGCTGCTTGTGGAGCGTCGCCTCGGGTTTCCCTTCCTGGGAGGCCGACGACGCCGGTGTGTGTGTACCGGCTCCACTGCCCGTCCAAGCGCGGCACGTTACGGGAGCTGCGGAGGGCCGGGCCGCCGAAGCAGGCTTCGCGCGATCCGCGTGAATGAGGCGAGGGCGCCCCGGCGGGACGCCCTCGTTCGCTGCGATATTCCCCTTGCGGGCTCCGGCCGGCTACCCGAACAACAGGCGCCAGAGGTTGCCCAGCCCCCATGCGTTAGCGGCATCGGGCTCGGCGCCGTCAGCCGGCTCGTCCTTCGGCTCGGCCTTGGGCTCGTCCTTCGGCTCCGC
Proteins encoded:
- the hemC gene encoding hydroxymethylbilane synthase; translation: MPADRERLVIGTRGSKLALWQSNHIKSRLEEITGLPVELRVIKTTGDRILDAPLAKIGGKGLFTKEIEVELLAGNVDLAVHSMKDVPTELPEGCAVCATPRRVDPRDAIVSGKGYDLSTLPQGATLGTSSLRRRAQVLAIRPDLDVVDLRGNLDTRMRKAETGELDAVILAAAGITRMGWADRITHHIDPGQMVSAVGQGAIGVEIREDDGYMRGVCEALNDADTMTCVTAERVVMRSLEGGCQVPIGAYARLEGETLVMDGVVADLDGSTVLRHGVSGDPGEPEMLGAAMVDRLLDMGAQAILDAIRGTDDVGGEVDDPLRT
- the cobA gene encoding uroporphyrinogen-III C-methyltransferase; translation: MGAPIVYLIGAGPGDPGLMTLKGMQCLGKADVVVYDYLANPKFLAAARPDAELIYVGKKGWSAHMTQPEINELLVAKASEGGGKVVARLKGGDPFVFGRGGEEALRLAEAGIPFEVVPGVTSGSAAPAYAGIPVTHRGVTADMAFVTGHEDPTKEMSDVNWEKLATAVGTLCFFMGIKNLPEISSRLIEHGRPADTPVALVRWGTTPRQEVLTGTLADIAAKSAEAGFKAPAITVVGEVVRLREKLRWFEDKPLFGKTVVVTRSRAQASALTDALEGLGAEVLEFPTIETVEPEDWGAADQAIRNLQKYGWVVFTSVNGVEAFFDRMEMHDADGRQFAGARVAAIGPATEARCVSRGIRPDYVPSEYRAEGLVEGFCERGVGEGTNVLIARAAEAREVLPDTLRAAGANVDVVPVYRTVPGRGESSVVERLAEGTVDVVTFTSSSTVKNFVRLAEEGLRAREEGEGTSVADAMSGVLVASIGPITSQTARDLGLQVDVEAAEYTIPGLVQALTERFCAAEGVACDAEAAGPGGPLEEE
- the hemB gene encoding porphobilinogen synthase; translated protein: MEFPVYRPRRLRANETVRKMVRETVLSPDDLIYPLFVKPGKGLRDEVPSMPGVFQITIDRLAGEVDGLKSLGVPAVILFGLPETKDEAGTGAYAEDGIVQRAIRAIKEHDSDYYVVTDVCMCEYTSHGHCGILDDRGCVVNDVTLELLAQTAVTHAEAGADMVGPSDMMDGRVQAIRGALDAEGHAEVPIMSYAAKYASAYYGPFRDAADSTPAFGDRRAYQMDPANAEEALREVALDIAEGADIVMVKPALAYMDVIRRVKDEFGHPTAAYNVSGEYALVKAAARNGWIDEDRVVLETLTGFKRAGADLILTYHAKDAARWMQR
- the ahbC gene encoding 12,18-didecarboxysiroheme deacetylase; the encoded protein is MIGISKLYCGAVEPGDVLRYDRDSSKLPSELLQFSRDKKPIVVWNCTQRCNLKCVHCYAASEDREYSGEMSTGEAKVMVDDLAAFGAPVLLFSGGEPTIRKDLVELMNHARSKGMRVVISTNGTLITPERAEAYAEVGLSYVGVSLDGGRETHDRFRGIPGSFDKAIAGIRNSKAAGIKVGLRMTINKRNWRDIGELFDIMEAEDIPRACFYHLVYTGRGSELMAEDLDHDETRAAVRLIMDRTRAMFEAGLSPEILTVDNHADGPFVYMELLKEDPKRAEEVLQLLRWNQGNSSGNGIACVSWNGEVYADQFWRHFSFGNVRQRPFSEIWTDVSGDSEQSELMAKLKDKRPHVKGRCAECRWLAICAGNFRVRAEAATGDLWEPDPACYLTDEEIGLNGGVEPADVAGGEMAAG